From Oncorhynchus nerka isolate Pitt River linkage group LG1, Oner_Uvic_2.0, whole genome shotgun sequence, the proteins below share one genomic window:
- the LOC135573956 gene encoding collagen alpha-3(VI) chain-like: MMLFVLCCLFLLNVPYCCVSASVHADAMKRDIVFLLDGSDGTRSGFPALRDFVQSVVDKLSVEENRERISLVQYSDKPEAHFYLNSHKTKDAVIHAISNMRHKGGRSLNTGAALQFVRHNIFTASSGSRRLEGVPQVLILLTSKKSRDDVMGPAVALKDLEIVSIGVGVGDANFRELEIISFQPGFTFQVSELSELPSMHPQFVALLKRLSKDTEEAVAPGIPDLVGKNSNLDMSMLNTRNIPYSFSLEQC, translated from the coding sequence ATGATGCTCTTTGTGCTGTGCTGTTTGTTTCTTCTAAATGTGCCTTATTGTTGTGTCTCAGCCTCAGTTCATGCTGATGCTATGAAAAGAGATATTGTATTCCTGCTGGATGGTTCTGATGGCACAAGGAGTGGATTCCCAGCATTGCGAGACTTTGTTCAAAGTGTAGTGGATAAACTCTCTGTAGAGGAAAACAGAGAAAGAATTTCTCTGGTTCAGTACTCTGATAAACCAGAGGCCCATTTCTATCTGAACTCGCACAAAACAAAGGATGCCGTTATTCACGCCATAAGTAATATGAGGCACAAGGGTGGAAGGAGCCTAAACACTGGGGCAGCTCTCCAGTTTGTGAGACATAACATCTTTACTGCCTCCTCTGGCAGTAGACGACTGGAAGGTGTACCCCAGGTCCTGATCCTTTTGACTAGCAAGAAATCCAGAGATGATGTTATGGGCCCTGCTGTAGCTCTTAAAGATCTGGAAATTGTGTCAATAGGGGTCGGAGTTGGGGACGCCAATTTCCGTGAGTTGGAAATAATTTCCTTCCAACCTGGTTTCACATTCCAGGTCTCTGAGTTGTCTGAGTTGCCCTCAATGCATCCACAGTTTGTTGCTCTTCTTAAAAGACTGTCAAAAGACACAGAAGAAGCTGTGGCTCCTGGAATTCCTGATTTAGTAGGTAAGAACTCCAACTTGGATATGAGTATGCTAAATACAAGAAACATACCGTATTCTTTTTCTTTGGAACAATGCTGA
- the LOC135573959 gene encoding collagen alpha-3(VI) chain-like has protein sequence MGQENFEHVRQFLYSVVKALHEGGGGRFQFALVQYSGSPKTEFQLNTYPSPLGALAHIRAMAYRGGGTRTGLGLDFLIRAHLNAAAGSRAGVGVAQAVVILTDGRSQDDVAEPAQVLRLAGVSMFAVGVQDAVDWELREMASVPQDIHIFSVDSFQALKGIIQDLVVGLCGAVTQAGGAPMAVEAKEVPRDVTGNNRGPVSLPY, from the coding sequence ATGGGACAAGAGAACTTTGAGCACGTCCGACAGTTTCTGTACAGCGTGGTTAAAGCACTACACGAGGGTGGCGGTGGCAGATTTCAGTTCGCCCTCGTCCAGTACAGCGGCTCGCCCAAAACTGAGTTCCAATTGAACACATACCCATCTCCGCTGGGGGCCCTGGCCCATATCCGGGCCATGGCGTACCGGGGGGGTGGCACCCGGACGGGTCTGGGCTTGGACTTTCTCATCCGGGCCCACCTGAACGCAGCGGCTGGTAGCCGCGCTGGCGTTGGTGTGGCCCAGGCGGTGGTGATCCTGACAGACGGGCGCTCCCAGGATGACGTGGCTGAGCCGGCGCAGGTGCTGCGGCTAGCAGGGGTGAGCATGTTTGCGGTGGGGGTGCAGGACGCCGTGGACTGGGAGCTCAGGGAGATGGCTAGTGTGCCACaggacatacacatattcagcgtAGACTCTTTCCAGGCCCTGAAGGGTATTATCCAGGACTTAGTGGTGGGCTTGTGCGGCGCAGTCACTCAGGCCGGGGGCGCCCCGATGGCTGTCGAAGCCAAAGAAGTGCCTCGAGACGtgacaggtaataacagggggccTGTGTCACTACCATACTAA